The Butyrivibrio fibrisolvens genome window below encodes:
- a CDS encoding DMT family transporter, translating to MDKNKIKGILLTTIGAACWGLSGSVGQYLFDVQMMDSRWLVPIRLGLSGVLILLYSLIKYPDSVFLPWKSKEKAITMLIYGLAGVSACQFLYFLTIELSTAAVGTIMQDLAPIFILGYTCITTKRFPKFLEILSIIMALLGVFFLTSHGNITTMTVPSLAIITGVLSAVCVMIYNVLAPKLTNDIPVIVAQGWSFLLGGICIGIIFRTWTIHYIPNLYGILGIIFVIVVGNLCAFTLYISGVKLIGPSKAILYSFAEPLTAAVISTLVLGSAFTAFDALGFAMIFIMLWLITVSKSS from the coding sequence ATGGATAAAAATAAAATTAAAGGAATCTTATTAACAACTATAGGTGCTGCCTGTTGGGGTCTTTCTGGCTCAGTTGGGCAGTATCTTTTTGACGTGCAAATGATGGACAGCAGATGGCTTGTGCCTATCAGGTTGGGACTTTCCGGAGTGCTAATTCTACTGTACTCACTTATCAAATATCCAGACTCTGTTTTTTTACCATGGAAAAGCAAAGAAAAGGCAATAACTATGCTCATCTATGGACTGGCAGGTGTGTCAGCATGTCAGTTCCTGTACTTTCTCACAATAGAACTGTCCACTGCAGCTGTTGGAACAATCATGCAAGATTTGGCTCCAATATTCATCCTAGGATATACATGTATAACAACCAAGAGATTTCCCAAGTTTTTGGAAATATTGTCAATCATAATGGCTCTACTAGGCGTTTTCTTCCTTACAAGCCATGGCAACATTACTACAATGACAGTGCCGTCACTTGCAATAATTACAGGTGTCTTAAGCGCTGTTTGCGTTATGATTTATAATGTGCTTGCTCCTAAACTCACGAACGATATTCCTGTCATAGTTGCTCAGGGCTGGTCTTTCCTGCTTGGAGGTATATGCATCGGTATCATTTTCAGAACCTGGACAATCCACTATATTCCAAATCTCTATGGAATATTAGGCATTATATTTGTTATTGTAGTTGGCAACCTCTGCGCCTTTACTCTATATATCAGCGGTGTGAAACTTATCGGACCATCCAAAGCAATTCTCTATAGTTTTGCTGAGCCTCTGACCGCAGCAGTCATTTCAACTTTGGTCCTCGGAAGTGCCTTTACGGCATTTGATGCACTGGGCTTTGCGATGATCTTT
- a CDS encoding PadR family transcriptional regulator, protein MQEISSDVIRGYNDTIILFFLRKEPSYGYEISRNIRAVSDDKYLIKETTLYSAFTRLEKNGYITSFSMEADNGKRRTYYKITDQGLNYYREKCEEWRLTKDVIERFIDE, encoded by the coding sequence ATGCAAGAGATCAGTAGTGATGTGATCCGAGGTTATAACGATACCATCATACTCTTTTTCCTAAGGAAGGAGCCATCCTACGGCTATGAGATATCAAGGAATATCCGGGCTGTATCTGATGACAAGTACCTGATCAAGGAGACTACGCTTTACTCTGCTTTCACAAGGTTGGAAAAGAACGGTTATATAACGTCCTTTAGCATGGAGGCAGACAATGGTAAGCGCCGTACTTACTACAAGATCACGGACCAAGGGCTTAATTATTATAGGGAAAAGTGTGAAGAATGGCGTCTTACCAAGGACGTAATAGAAAGATTTATTGACGAATAA
- a CDS encoding tyrosine-type recombinase/integrase, whose translation MGENSAYYNSLKQKRRQDTENIKSSLPQHVHGFVDECLLRYQPSTAFNYAQDILFFYKYLKEKNPICRNLELRNITFEVIENLGPQDINEFQNYVASGHKPDKTGNIKPVNERAIARKMAAVRNYFQYLVKYDYLNADPTIKAVVKKKNPEKKDIRRLDSEQVQKLIDSVENVNSASYHSRVMSEITAKRDLAIVTLLLNTGIRVSECAGLDLTDVNFDENSITIVRKGGYEDHLYINELIRNTLKDYIKNERPTLLENAEDPALFISLKHRRMSIRSIQHMIEKYGKNTGLSQKLTPHKLRRTYGTALYNKTSDIYMVADVLGHKDVNTTVKHYAAIEEEHKRQASQVDVYAPDPDEKSRL comes from the coding sequence ATGGGTGAAAATTCAGCATATTACAATTCCCTGAAGCAAAAACGCAGGCAGGACACAGAGAATATTAAATCATCATTACCTCAGCATGTGCACGGTTTTGTAGACGAATGCCTGTTGAGATATCAGCCAAGTACTGCATTTAACTATGCGCAGGATATTCTGTTTTTCTATAAATATTTGAAAGAAAAGAATCCTATCTGTAGAAATCTTGAACTGCGAAACATTACTTTTGAAGTAATTGAAAATCTTGGGCCACAGGATATCAATGAATTTCAAAATTATGTTGCTTCAGGCCATAAACCGGACAAAACAGGCAATATAAAGCCAGTTAATGAGCGTGCAATTGCCAGAAAAATGGCTGCTGTTAGGAATTACTTCCAATATCTGGTTAAATACGACTATCTTAATGCAGATCCAACGATTAAAGCAGTTGTAAAAAAGAAAAATCCAGAGAAAAAAGATATTCGGAGGCTCGATTCTGAACAGGTACAGAAGCTTATTGATTCCGTAGAAAATGTTAATTCTGCCAGCTATCACTCAAGAGTAATGTCTGAGATTACTGCCAAAAGAGACCTGGCTATTGTGACACTTCTTTTAAATACAGGAATCCGTGTATCAGAGTGCGCTGGCCTTGATCTTACAGATGTAAACTTTGACGAAAATTCCATTACGATCGTCAGAAAAGGTGGCTACGAGGATCATCTTTACATAAACGAATTAATAAGAAATACTTTGAAGGATTATATCAAAAACGAGCGCCCTACCCTGCTTGAAAATGCTGAAGATCCAGCTCTTTTTATATCCTTAAAACATAGACGAATGTCAATAAGAAGCATTCAACATATGATAGAAAAATACGGTAAGAATACTGGCCTTTCGCAGAAACTGACGCCACATAAGCTTCGCAGGACCTATGGTACAGCGCTTTATAACAAAACAAGCGATATTTATATGGTGGCTGATGTATTGGGACATAAAGATGTTAACACTACAGTAAAACACTATGCTGCAATTGAGGAAGAACATAAGAGACAGGCATCACAGGTCGATGTTTATGCTCCAGATCCGGATGAAAAAAGTCGACTATGA
- a CDS encoding GNAT family N-acetyltransferase: MRLKMKAEQLWTEYCSKKGIDINTPYEAWSFGEDEEGDDLLRLVLAGKKFGTASLYDAYEAEDALDELPKAGDYSVLLNSKNEAVCIIKNYDVYIRKFNEVPPYHAYSEGEGDRSLKYWREVHKEFFEEEAKEDGIEFTEESRVVCEKFSLEYTLEKETTADDELLFIEPSMVFADEIAAYRQEMLDVDSSFDGCFSMKRMPDPKEYVDYCIGWANPSRVADEHGAWGNVLMVFRKSDMKMVGCMQVHNVLTQRMKDFTGHVGYSVRPSEREKGYAKRMLAKSLDFLTAFGFKEVYVSCVPTNIASRKTILANGGEYIETKYLECDNVNLERYRICI, from the coding sequence ATGAGGTTAAAAATGAAGGCAGAACAGTTATGGACAGAATATTGCTCCAAAAAAGGAATAGATATAAATACCCCTTATGAAGCGTGGAGCTTTGGCGAAGATGAAGAAGGAGATGACCTTCTCCGACTAGTCCTTGCGGGAAAGAAGTTTGGCACAGCTAGTCTCTATGATGCATACGAAGCAGAAGATGCTCTTGATGAGCTTCCTAAGGCAGGTGATTACAGCGTTTTGTTAAATAGTAAGAATGAAGCTGTATGCATTATAAAAAACTACGATGTATACATAAGAAAGTTTAATGAAGTGCCTCCTTATCACGCATATTCTGAAGGAGAGGGTGATAGATCCCTTAAATACTGGAGAGAGGTGCATAAGGAGTTTTTTGAAGAAGAAGCGAAGGAAGACGGAATTGAATTTACGGAAGAATCCAGAGTTGTATGTGAGAAGTTTTCTCTTGAATATACTTTGGAAAAAGAAACTACCGCTGACGACGAACTTCTTTTTATAGAACCTTCAATGGTTTTTGCAGACGAAATCGCAGCTTATAGGCAGGAAATGCTGGATGTGGATTCAAGTTTTGATGGATGCTTTTCTATGAAAAGAATGCCTGATCCAAAGGAATATGTAGACTATTGTATAGGCTGGGCGAATCCGAGCAGAGTTGCAGATGAACATGGTGCCTGGGGCAATGTCCTTATGGTATTTAGGAAATCCGATATGAAAATGGTAGGTTGTATGCAGGTTCACAACGTTTTAACCCAGCGTATGAAAGACTTCACAGGTCATGTTGGCTATTCTGTTAGGCCATCAGAAAGGGAAAAAGGATATGCTAAAAGAATGCTTGCAAAGTCTCTTGATTTTTTAACGGCTTTTGGATTTAAGGAAGTATACGTTAGTTGTGTGCCAACGAATATTGCAAGCAGGAAGACTATTTTGGCTAATGGTGGAGAATATATTGAGACAAAATACCTGGAGTGCGATAATGTAAATCTTGAACGGTATAGAATTTGCATATAA
- a CDS encoding GGDEF domain-containing protein has translation MTFYIYIIEPLSADPPDNMMDVLAAYTLYEKTYEADELTDLGNYTGDAYPKDVALEYLKRMDTDTTVTYFRNDTDFGKIYTAIRPLINSKGEPIAVICGDILIDDIYKAAYTYALATFIVALIAGLLLVLALNRWYNKRIVKPIRNLENATGKIEDKCRKRAPVSELVMDEIDIHTHDEIESLSGSIFSMVEDIRNYASDLINKDKKISDMQDKNSQLEVLANRDSLTGIRNKTAYDNEIKSLEWNLKLEKTEFGIGVVDLNYLKIINDTYGHEKGNEAIKNICHIVCVIFAHSPVFRVGGDEFVIILKGQDLENIDSLIDKFNQELSDLANNKGLSPWEAVSAAIGYATYDSDKDEGAINVFKRADNNMYENKKRMHAERT, from the coding sequence ATGACCTTTTATATATATATAATTGAGCCATTAAGTGCAGATCCTCCGGACAACATGATGGATGTCCTTGCTGCATATACTTTATATGAAAAAACATATGAAGCAGATGAACTTACCGATCTTGGAAACTATACCGGAGATGCTTATCCAAAGGATGTCGCCCTTGAGTACCTTAAGCGCATGGACACGGATACAACTGTCACTTACTTTAGAAATGATACTGACTTTGGGAAAATATATACCGCAATCCGTCCTCTGATAAATTCAAAAGGAGAGCCCATTGCTGTGATCTGTGGGGATATCCTTATTGATGATATATATAAAGCAGCCTATACATATGCGCTTGCGACATTCATAGTTGCACTTATAGCAGGTCTGCTTCTTGTTTTAGCGCTCAACAGATGGTATAACAAGCGAATAGTCAAGCCTATAAGGAATCTTGAAAATGCAACCGGCAAAATTGAAGACAAATGCCGAAAGCGCGCTCCTGTATCAGAACTTGTTATGGACGAAATTGACATACATACCCATGATGAGATTGAATCCCTGTCAGGCTCCATCTTCTCCATGGTTGAGGATATAAGGAATTATGCCTCTGACCTGATCAACAAAGATAAAAAGATAAGTGACATGCAGGATAAGAACTCCCAGCTGGAAGTCCTTGCAAACCGTGATTCTCTGACCGGAATACGAAATAAGACCGCATACGACAATGAGATCAAGAGCCTTGAATGGAATCTTAAGCTTGAAAAAACTGAATTTGGAATCGGAGTCGTTGATCTTAATTACCTGAAAATCATCAATGATACTTATGGTCACGAAAAAGGTAATGAAGCCATCAAGAACATTTGTCATATAGTCTGCGTTATATTTGCCCACTCTCCTGTCTTCAGAGTGGGAGGTGACGAATTTGTCATAATCCTAAAGGGTCAGGACCTTGAAAATATTGATTCTCTAATAGATAAGTTCAACCAAGAACTCTCGGACCTGGCAAACAACAAGGGTCTATCTCCCTGGGAAGCAGTTTCAGCTGCGATTGGTTATGCCACGTATGACAGTGATAAAGATGAAGGTGCAATAAACGTCTTTAAGCGTGCAGATAACAACATGTATGAAAACAAAAAGAGAATGCATGCCGAAAGAACATAA
- a CDS encoding putative bifunctional diguanylate cyclase/phosphodiesterase, translated as MRLIMKIAELMANKLEKLFQEASLENIKADTYKDLCGALHVTKMYYDMDLGGDDRYRNHRTGKLIFEATPVDDKLVLYDSGMPGGLKKCYNFYYDGNEYVHAYIEFEKAVKEDDIDQELCAFMANVIYIIISRQNMRKMLDYAETSDVLTGIPNIAMVQRKYYTVLQHSRPQDYAVLRINLRNFRYINEMCGAQAGDEAIIQYSRKLLKFTEDDECAGRMGGDNFVVYLHNENLKNFLKKISTVTISKLKNAPNNRFDVVAWVGISMLSEDENKTFLERLNDANVACGLGKSRLKQDVVYYGKELKNMVMQGRDIIGIFPTAVKNHEFTPFFQPKVDMKTGKLVGFEALCRWFHEDHYIYPDQFIPILDREGLIPKLDLAIFDETCKAIKRWKEMGLTPPRISSNFSRKDLFVPKIENKILKVIEENGLSTDDVEIEITESTKDVEYERLITFVKTLKENGLFISIDDFGTGYSSLSLLHNIDVDVIKIDKSFTDMITADDKTAILVESIITIAQRLKMEIIAEGVETKEQGKKLVELGCNLAQGYYYSKPVDYQSATEIINSCDYAPVV; from the coding sequence ATGAGGTTAATTATGAAAATCGCTGAATTGATGGCAAATAAGCTTGAGAAACTCTTTCAGGAGGCATCGCTGGAGAATATTAAAGCAGATACCTACAAGGACCTCTGTGGTGCGCTTCATGTCACGAAAATGTATTATGACATGGATCTTGGTGGTGATGACAGATACCGGAACCACAGGACGGGGAAACTTATATTTGAAGCAACACCAGTTGATGACAAGCTTGTTCTTTATGATTCCGGCATGCCGGGAGGCTTAAAAAAGTGTTACAACTTCTACTATGATGGAAATGAGTATGTCCATGCCTACATAGAATTCGAAAAAGCTGTAAAAGAAGATGACATTGATCAGGAACTGTGTGCGTTTATGGCAAATGTTATCTACATCATCATAAGCAGACAGAACATGAGAAAGATGCTTGACTATGCTGAGACATCTGATGTTCTTACAGGAATCCCTAATATTGCAATGGTACAAAGAAAATATTATACGGTACTACAGCATTCCAGGCCACAGGATTATGCCGTTCTAAGGATCAACCTCAGAAACTTCAGATACATTAATGAGATGTGTGGTGCACAGGCAGGAGATGAAGCCATAATACAGTATTCAAGGAAACTGCTTAAGTTTACAGAAGATGATGAATGTGCCGGACGCATGGGCGGGGATAATTTTGTAGTATACCTGCACAATGAGAATCTAAAGAACTTTTTAAAGAAGATAAGTACAGTCACCATATCAAAGCTTAAGAATGCTCCAAATAATCGCTTTGACGTTGTGGCATGGGTCGGGATATCCATGCTCTCAGAAGATGAGAACAAGACTTTCCTTGAACGCCTTAACGATGCAAATGTAGCCTGTGGGCTTGGAAAGAGCAGATTAAAGCAGGACGTTGTTTATTATGGCAAAGAGCTGAAAAATATGGTGATGCAAGGAAGGGACATTATAGGAATATTTCCGACTGCAGTAAAGAACCATGAGTTCACGCCTTTTTTCCAGCCTAAGGTTGACATGAAAACGGGCAAACTTGTTGGTTTTGAAGCGCTGTGCAGGTGGTTCCATGAGGACCATTACATATACCCTGATCAGTTTATTCCGATATTGGACAGAGAGGGACTTATACCGAAGCTTGATCTTGCCATATTTGATGAAACCTGCAAAGCGATAAAAAGATGGAAAGAAATGGGACTTACTCCACCAAGGATTTCAAGTAACTTTTCCAGAAAAGACCTTTTTGTACCAAAGATAGAAAACAAGATATTAAAGGTAATAGAGGAAAATGGCCTATCTACTGACGATGTGGAAATAGAGATAACAGAGAGCACAAAGGATGTTGAGTATGAGAGACTCATTACATTTGTAAAGACTCTCAAAGAAAATGGGCTGTTTATATCCATCGATGACTTTGGTACCGGATATTCATCCCTGTCACTTCTCCATAACATCGATGTAGATGTAATAAAGATCGATAAGTCTTTTACAGATATGATAACAGCAGATGATAAAACTGCGATTCTTGTTGAAAGCATAATAACTATTGCACAAAGACTAAAGATGGAGATCATCGCAGAAGGCGTTGAGACGAAGGAGCAGGGTAAAAAACTTGTGGAACTGGGTTGTAATCTGGCGCAGGGGTATTATTACAGTAAGCCGGTAGACTATCAGTCTGCGACAGAGATTATAAACAGTTGCGATTATGCACCGGTCGTATAA